AGAAGGTCATGTCGGCCGACCCGGTGGACCCGGCCGAGCTCGAGGGCCTCGCCCGCAACGAGCCGCTCACCCGCCCCCGCCCGGGCCACGCCGACCTGCCCGGCATGCAGAAGTACGGCTTCGACGAGGCCCGCCCGGTGCTGGAGCGCGCCAGCGCCCGCGAGACGGCCTCCCGCACGGCACTGGGCACCGTCGCCCGGAACTTCCTCCGCCAACTGCTCGGCGCGGAAATCGTGAGCCACGTCGTCTCCATCGGCGGGGCCGTCGCGCCCGAGGGGCCGCTGCCCGGGCCCGCCGACCTCGCCGCGGTCGACGAGTCACCGGTCCGCGCGTTCGGCCAGGAAGCCACCGACGCGATGATCGCCGAGGTCGACGCCGTCCGCCAGGCCGGTGACACCGTCGGCGGCGTCATCGAGGTCATCGCCTACGGGCTGCCACCAGGGCTCGGCTCCCACGTCCACTGGGACCGCCGCCTCGACGCGCGCCTCGCCGGCGCGCTCATGGGCGTCCAGGCCATGAAGGGCGTCGAGGTCGGCGACGGCTTCACCACCGCCCGCCGCTGGGGCAGCAAGGCCCACGACGAGATCGACCGCGGCACCGGCCCGGTCGGCGTCACCCGCCGGTCCAACCGCGCCGGCGGCCTCGAAGGCGGCATCACCAACGGCGAACCGGTCCGCGTGCGCGTCGCGATGAAGCCGATCTCCACCGTCCCGCGCGCGCTGTCCACTGTGGACGTCGTCACCGGGGAGCCCGCCGTCGCGATCCACCAGCGCTCCGACGTGTGCGCGGTGCCGCGCGCCGGGGTCGTCCTGGAGTCCGTCGTGGCGCTCGTGCTCGCCGACGCGGCACTGGAGAAGTTCGGCGGCGACTCGCTGGCCGAGACCAAGCGCAACGCCGAGTCCTACCTCGCGGCACTGGAGGAACGGTGGGCCAACCTCCCTGCATCGTGATCGCGGGCCCGCCCGGGTCCGGCAAGAGCACAGTCGGGCCGCTGCTCGCGCAGCGCCTCGGCGTGCCGTTCCGCGACAGCGACGACGACATCGTCGCCCGCGCCGGCCGTCCCATCGCGGAGATCTTCGCCGACGACGGCGAGCCGGCCTTCCGCGCGCTCGAAGAGGAAGTGATCGCCGAAGCGCTCGCCGAGCACGACGGGGTGCTCTCCGTCGGCGGCGGCGCGGTCCTCGCCGAGGGCACCCAGAAGCGCCTGGTGGGCCACCCGGTGGTCTTCCTCAACGTCGGCTTCGCCGCGGGCGTGCAGCGCGTCGGCCTGTCCACCGCCCGCCCGCTGCTCGCCGGGGTCAACCCGCGCGCCACCTACCGCTCGCTGCTCGAAGCGCGGCTGCCGGTCTACCGCGCGGTCGCCACCATCGAGGTGGCCACCGACGACCGCACCCCGGCCGAGATCGTCGACGCCATCGCCCGCGAACTAGCCCTGGAGGAGACGCAGTGACCGACCCGGTCCGGATCGAGGTCCGCACCGCCCGGCCCTACCCGGTCGTCGTCGGCCGCGGCCTGCTCGGCGAACTCACCGAAGCCGTCAAGGGCGCCTCCAGCGTGGCGATCATCCACCAGCCCACGCTCACCACCACGGCCGAAGCCGTGCGCGACGAACTCAACGCCGCCGGGCTGGACGCCCACCGCGTCGAGATCCCCGACGCCGAGGACGGCAAGGCGCTGTCCGTCGCCGGGTTCTGCTGGGAGGTCCTCGGCCGCATCGGCCTGGACCGCCAGGGCGTCGTCATCGGCCTCGGCGGGGGAGCGGTCACCGACCTCGCCGGGTTCGTCGCGGGCACCTGGATGCGCGGCGTCCGGCTGGTCAACGTGCCCAGCACGCTGCTCGGCATGGTCGACGCCGCCGTCGGCGGCAAGACCGGCATCAACACCGACGCGGGCAAGAACCTCGTCGGCGTGTTCCACGAGCCCAGCGCCGTCCTGGTCGACCTCGCCACCCTGGAAACCCTGCCGCGCAACGAACTGATCGCCGGCATGGCCGAGGTCGTCAAGGCCGGCTTCATCGCCGACCCGCGCATCCTCGAGCTCATCGAAGCCGACCCCGAGGCGGCGACGGACCCTGCCGGCGACGTGCTCGGCGAGCTGGTGCGCCGCTCGATCCAGGTCAAGGCCGACGTCGTCGCCGCCGACCTGCGCGAGTCCGACCTGCGCGAAATCCTCAACTACGGGCACACCCTCGGGCACGCCATCGAGCGCCGCGAGCGCTACCGCTGGCGCCACGGCGCGGCGGTCAGCGTCGGCCTGGTGTTCGCCGCCGAGCTGGCCCGACTGGCGGGACGCCTCGACGACGAGACCGCCGAACGGCACGCCCGCATCCTCGAACTGCTCGGCCTGCCGACCAAGTACGACCCGGACGCCCTGCCGCAGCTGATCGACTCCATGCGCAAGGACAAGAAAACCCGGTCCGGCGTCCTTCGCTTCGTCGTCCTCGACGGCCTGGCCAAACCGGGGCGGCTCGAAGGCCCCGACCCGGCCCTGCTGGCCGCGGCGTACTCGGCGGTCGCCGGCCCGCGCCAGTCCGACGGTGGGAGCGTGCTGCTGTGAAGGTCTTCGTGCTCAACGGCCCCAACCTCGGCCGCCTCGGGAAGCGGGAGCCCGCCGTCTACGGCTCGACCACCCACGCCGACCTCGCGGAGCTGTGCGTCAAGACCGGCGGCGAACTGGGCATCGACGTCGAGCTCAGGCAGACCGACCACGAGGGCGAGATGGTCGGCTGGCTGCACGAAGCCGCCGACGGTGGCAACCCCGTGGTGCTCAACGCGGGCGCCTGGACCCACTACTCGATCGCCGTGCGGGACGCGGCCGCGCAGCTCGCCGCGCCGCTGATCGAGCTGCACATCTCCAACGTGCACAAGCGCGAGGCGTTCCGCCACCACAGCGTGCTCTCCGACATCGCCACGGCCGTCATCGCCGGGCTCGGTGTCGACGGCTACCCGCTCGCGCTGCGCTGGCTCGCCGCCAACGCCGGATGACCGTCCCCGACCTCAGAACCGCCCGGCTGCGCCTGCGAGGCCTCGAACCCACCGACACCGAAGCGATCGTCCGGGTCTTCGCCGACCCGGACACGAGCCGCTTCCTCGCCGCCGACCTCAGCGACCCGGACCAGTGCCGGGCCTCGGTCGAGCGGCGCCTCGCCTACACCGGGCCGGACGGCACGGGCCACTGGGTCGTCGAGCGCGACGGCGTCGTCATCGGGCTGGCGCACCTGCGGCCCTCGGCCGAGCTGTCCGGCGACCTCGTGGAGATCGGGTACTTCCTCGACCCCGCCCACGGCGGCCAGGGACTGGCGACCGAGGCGGCGGCCGCGCTGCTGCGCCACGCCTTCACCGCGCTCGGGCTGCCCGCCGTGTGGGCGCTCGTCCACGAGTCCAATGTGGCCAGCCGGAAACTGGTGCGCCGCCTCGGTTTCACCGACGTCGGCGGTGGCGAGCACTACGGCGGGCCGCACCGCGTGCTCGTCGCGCTGCCCACCGCCCTCGGGCAGTGGCACCACGTCGAACTGTGGGTGCCCGACCTCGAGCGCGCCGAGGAGAGCTTCGGCTGGCTGCTCACCGAACTCGGCTGGCAGGAACACCAGCGCCGGCGCGACGGCGTCAGCTGGAAACTCGGCGCGGGGTACCTCGTCGTCCAGCAGTCCCCGGCACTGACCGGCGCGACGGTTCAGGCCCGGCGCGCGCCGGGCCTGAGCCACCTGGCGCTGCACGCCGGCTCGCCCGAGCGCGTGGACCAGCTCGCGGAAGCCGCGCTCGCGCACGGCTGGCGCCCGCTGTTCGCCGACCGCTACCCGCACACCGGCGGCCCTGATCATCACGCGGCGTATCTGGAGAACGCCGACGGCTTCGAAATCGAGCTCGTCGCCGAATCCCCGCGTGTCACTCGACCGGGTTAATCAGTCTCTACACTGAGCTTGCTGGCGGAAACGGAAGGACGACGGGTGGGCAGACGCAGGGTGCTCGGCGGGATGCTGGCCGCGGTGCTGGCCGTCTCCGCACTGGCCGGGTGCACCGGCAGTGTGCCGCCACAGGCCGAGGGCGCCGGGAAGGGCGTCATCGGCGGCGCCCAGCCGGAGACCACCACCGCCACGCCCGCCGAGGTCCAGCTCAAGACCGACTCGCCGCGCGAAAGCGCCGGCGTCGTCGCGGCCGGCGGCCCCGGCGCGCCCTACAACTACGGCCCCACGCT
The window above is part of the Amycolatopsis thermoflava N1165 genome. Proteins encoded here:
- a CDS encoding shikimate kinase, with translation MIAGPPGSGKSTVGPLLAQRLGVPFRDSDDDIVARAGRPIAEIFADDGEPAFRALEEEVIAEALAEHDGVLSVGGGAVLAEGTQKRLVGHPVVFLNVGFAAGVQRVGLSTARPLLAGVNPRATYRSLLEARLPVYRAVATIEVATDDRTPAEIVDAIARELALEETQ
- the aroQ gene encoding type II 3-dehydroquinate dehydratase — translated: MKVFVLNGPNLGRLGKREPAVYGSTTHADLAELCVKTGGELGIDVELRQTDHEGEMVGWLHEAADGGNPVVLNAGAWTHYSIAVRDAAAQLAAPLIELHISNVHKREAFRHHSVLSDIATAVIAGLGVDGYPLALRWLAANAG
- the aroC gene encoding chorismate synthase, producing the protein MVVLRWITAGESHGPALAAVLEGMVAGVEVTTADVSEQLARRRLGFGRSPRMGFETDHIEFLGGVRHGVTQGGPVAVHIENAEWPKWEKVMSADPVDPAELEGLARNEPLTRPRPGHADLPGMQKYGFDEARPVLERASARETASRTALGTVARNFLRQLLGAEIVSHVVSIGGAVAPEGPLPGPADLAAVDESPVRAFGQEATDAMIAEVDAVRQAGDTVGGVIEVIAYGLPPGLGSHVHWDRRLDARLAGALMGVQAMKGVEVGDGFTTARRWGSKAHDEIDRGTGPVGVTRRSNRAGGLEGGITNGEPVRVRVAMKPISTVPRALSTVDVVTGEPAVAIHQRSDVCAVPRAGVVLESVVALVLADAALEKFGGDSLAETKRNAESYLAALEERWANLPAS
- a CDS encoding GNAT family N-acetyltransferase — its product is MTVPDLRTARLRLRGLEPTDTEAIVRVFADPDTSRFLAADLSDPDQCRASVERRLAYTGPDGTGHWVVERDGVVIGLAHLRPSAELSGDLVEIGYFLDPAHGGQGLATEAAAALLRHAFTALGLPAVWALVHESNVASRKLVRRLGFTDVGGGEHYGGPHRVLVALPTALGQWHHVELWVPDLERAEESFGWLLTELGWQEHQRRRDGVSWKLGAGYLVVQQSPALTGATVQARRAPGLSHLALHAGSPERVDQLAEAALAHGWRPLFADRYPHTGGPDHHAAYLENADGFEIELVAESPRVTRPG
- the aroB gene encoding 3-dehydroquinate synthase; the encoded protein is MTDPVRIEVRTARPYPVVVGRGLLGELTEAVKGASSVAIIHQPTLTTTAEAVRDELNAAGLDAHRVEIPDAEDGKALSVAGFCWEVLGRIGLDRQGVVIGLGGGAVTDLAGFVAGTWMRGVRLVNVPSTLLGMVDAAVGGKTGINTDAGKNLVGVFHEPSAVLVDLATLETLPRNELIAGMAEVVKAGFIADPRILELIEADPEAATDPAGDVLGELVRRSIQVKADVVAADLRESDLREILNYGHTLGHAIERRERYRWRHGAAVSVGLVFAAELARLAGRLDDETAERHARILELLGLPTKYDPDALPQLIDSMRKDKKTRSGVLRFVVLDGLAKPGRLEGPDPALLAAAYSAVAGPRQSDGGSVLL